From a single Scomber japonicus isolate fScoJap1 chromosome 12, fScoJap1.pri, whole genome shotgun sequence genomic region:
- the c8a gene encoding complement component C8 alpha chain has translation MGILINLLLGFCTLHLFANFSTIVNASRRPWTAADRSGAATRRARAVNKPASINCKLGSWSSWTPCNSCTDKKFRFRYLEKPSQFGGTECYETLWERLACPTATTQCLVPDYCGEDFTCKETGRCISKALLCNGEPDCEDFSDEDNCESFNHRDDKCSTLLSIPGAERGTQGYNALHGDFVDHVLDPQYFGGKCEYVYNGEWRKFLYDSFCENLHYNEDEKNYRKPYNYHTYRFMAEATSEGSHEYYEDMTSLLKARKTMRSSNFGVSIGVYYVEVGLSASKESEFLKNLTQFNSQDLGFIRLMSKVETAQFKIRSNKLMLHENFYVSLMELPEEYDFGMYSRFINTFGTHYVTEGTMGGTLEYVAVINKTAMAKSNLEANQVGHCLGASIGINYPLNSYVTVDLKARGNSCEKDGGLSQDSTSSSAVVQDIVTLVNGGVTESSSGVLAIRNPETYRNWGASLKYNPTLIEYEIMPIYELVRLSTAAGDAGARLANLQMAWDEYLQQFDSCRCAPCRHNGIPVLTGTSCKCLCKSGYQGEACQETLRRDTRTDGAWSCWGAWSPCTSGRKTRTRTCTNPLPDSGGANCLGSVSQTQRC, from the exons ATGGGAATATTAATCAATTTGCTTCTGGGTTTTTGCACACTGCATCTGTTTGCCAATTTTAGCACAATCGTGAATGCTTCCAGGAGGCCATGGACAGCAGCTGATAGAAG TGGGGCTGCTACTAGGAGAGCAAGAGCTGTGAACAAACCAGCATCCATCAACTGTAAACTCGGGAGCTGGTCATCATGGACACCATGTAATTCCTGCACAGACAAAAAG TTTCGTTTCCGATACTTAGAGAAGCCATCGCAGTTTGGTGGCACAGAGTGCTACGAGACACTGTGGGAGAGGCTAGCCTGTCCAACAGCAACCACGCAGTGTCTGGTGCCAGATTATTGTGGAGAGGACTTCACCTGCAAGGAAACAG GGCGCTGCATCAGCAAGGCCCTTCTCTGTAATGGAGAGCCAGACTGTGAAGATTTTTCTGATGAAGACAATTGTGAATCCTTCAACCACAGAGACGACAAGTGTTCCACCCTCCTGTCGATCCCTGGTGCTGAGCGAGGCACACAGGG CTACAACGCCTTGCATGGAGACTTTGTGGATCATGTGCTTGACCCACAGTACTTTGGGGGAAAGTGTGAATATGTATACAATGGAGAATGGAGAAAGTTCCTGTATGACTCATTCTGTGAAAACTTGCACTACAATGAGGATGAAAAGAACTACAGGAAACCATACAACTACCATACCTACCGTTTTATG GCTGAAGCTACATCAGAGGGCTCTCATGAATACTATGAAGATATGACGAGCCTGCTGAAGGCCAGGAAAACTATGAGGTCCAGCAATTTTGGTGTCTCAATAGGGGTCTATTATGTGGAAGTGGGACTGAGCGCAAGCAAGGAGTCTGAGTTCCTGAAGAACTTAACGCAGTTTAACAGCCAG GACCTTGGGTTCATTAGGCTTATGTCCAAAGTGGAAACAGCCCAATTCAAGATAAGAAGTAATAAGTTGATGCTTCATGAAAACTTCTACGTGTCACTCATGGAGCTTCCAGAGGAGTACGACTTTGGGATGTACTCCCGCTTCATCAACACATTTGGCACCCACTATGTCACTGAAGGAACTATGGGAGGAACCCTGGAGTATGTAGCGGTTATCAACAAAACAGCTATGGCAAAATCAA ATCTTGAGGCCAATCAAGTTGGTCATTGCCTTGGTGCCTCTATTGGTATAAACTATCCACTTAATAGCTATGTCACAGTAGATCTCAAAGCACGTGGGAATTCATGTGAGAAAGACGGAGGACTTTCTCAAG actCAACCTCTAGTTCAGCTGTGGTTCAGGACATTGTCACTCTAGTGAATGGGGGAGTCACAGAAAGCAGCAGTGGTGTCTTGGCTATCAGGAACCCTGAAACCTATAGGAACTGGGGAGCATCCCTCAAATACAACCCAACACTCATTGAATATGAG ATCATGCCAATTTATGAGCTTGTGCGCCTCAGCACAGCTGCTGGTGATGCAGGTGCCAGACTGGCCAACCTACAGATGGCTTGGGATGAGTATCTGCAGCAGTTTGACTCCTGTCGCTGTGCCCCCTGCAGGCACAATGGGATCCCAGTCCTTACTGGTACCTCCTGTAAGTGCCTCTGCAAGTCCGGTTACCAAGGAGAGGCCTGTCAAGAGACTCTTAGAAGAG ATACCAGGACAGATGGGGCATGGTCCTGCTGGGGGGCTTGGTCACCCTGTACATCGGGGAGGAAGACTCGGACCAGAACCTGTACTAATCCCCTACCTGACAGTGGTGGAGCAAATTGCCTGGGCTCTGTCTCTCAGACTCAGCGATGTTAA
- the c8b gene encoding complement component C8 beta chain, giving the protein MLSVVIQKSAVTLQCYLLHVTLSLLLLSKAALTSVSNEEPSVREARSVGDQLVVRDCVLSEWSRWSRCDTCQKKRYRFAKLTQPSQFGGEPCNFHGREEEACEVPARYTCDNVPLCEGFLCTQTGRCIPRTLQCNGEDDCGDMSDEAGCKKGQKPCRQQAEEYWGIENLAKGINILNSNLEGVVLDNRYYAGSCLPHYIQDVRFRKPYNLQQYTLQTRGSYDFTLEAFETYSDYMSHTIKERMTQTTVSIGFSFPGVFHFGFNYNDAKVTKSIQKIRRASSKTNSFVKAKAELELAQYMLKSDNLMLHPEFLQQLRSLPQTYIYGEYRQIYRDYGTHYITEAALGGQYEYTLIVNKEKLEKTDYSLDDYKRCVQSGLSVGANIYGVYVSGGLSSGSCHGVLNEMGEDTLYGSMVEDFVSVVKGGSSESVTALVAKKLPTPKLMTLWGEGVRFNPDFIRRTTRPLYELITSRDFTHDATLKRNLKRALSEYLEEASPCRCVPCKNNGVAVLRGTRCDCVCPLGYSGLGCEITKRPTDIAIDGSWSCWGSWSSCSGGTMTRSRQCNNPAPSNGGMSCNGLQQEPTECF; this is encoded by the exons ATGCTTTCTGTGGTTATACAAAAGAGTGCCGTCACTTTGCAGTGCTATCTCCTCCATGTTACTTTGAGCTTGCTGCTACTAAG caAAGCTGCCCTCACATCAGTGAGCAATGAAGAGCCCAGTGTTCGTGAAGCTCGGTCAGTGGGTGATCAGCTGGTAGTTCGGGACTGTGTTTTGTCAGAATGGAGCAGGTGGTCTCGCTGTGACACCTGCCAGAAAAAGCGA TACCGCTTTGCTAAACTCACCCAGCCATCTCAGTTTGGTGGAGAGCCATGCAATTTTCAcggcagggaggaggaggccTGCGAAGTTCCAGCTCGCTACACCTGTGACAACGTTCCTTTGTGTGAAGGTTTCCTCTGCACCCAAACAG GTCGCTGTATACCAAGAACTCTGCAGTGTAATGGCGAGGATGACTGCGGGGACATGTCAGATGAAGCAGGCTGTAAGAAGGGTCAGAAGCCCTGCAGGCAGCAGGCCGAGGAGTACTGGGGAATTGAGAATCTTGCCAAAGG AATCAACATTTTGAACAGTAACCTGGAGGGAGTAGTGCTTGATAACAGATACTACGCCGGCAGCTGCTTGCCACACTACATCCAAGATGTCAGATTCAGGAAGCCTTACAACTTGCAGCAGTACACTCTACAG ACAAGGGGCTCGTATGATTTCACACTTGAGGCCTTTGAGACATACTCTGACTACATGTCCCACACCATAAAGGAGCGAATGACACAAACCACTGTTAGCATTGGCTTTTCCTTTCCGGGTGTATTTCACTTTGGCTTCAACTACAATGATGCCAAAGTCACCAAGTCAATCCAGAAGATTCGCCGTGCCTCAAGCAAA ACTAACAGCTTTGTGAAGGCCAAAGCAGAACTGGAGTTGGCCCAGTACATGCTAAAGTCAGATAATCTGATGCTTCACCCTGAGTTCCTACAGCAACTGCGCTCCTTGCCACAAACCTATATTTACGGGGAATACCGACAGATCTACAGAGACTACGGCACCCATTACATCACAGAGGCTGCTCTTGGAGGACAGTATGAGTACACCCTCATTGTGAACAAAGAAAAGCTAGAGAAAACAG ATTATTCTTTGGACGACTACAAGAGATGTGTGCAGTCAGGCCTTAGCGTTGGGGCCAACATTTATGGCGTTTACGTGTCGGGCGGTCTTTCCAGTGGATCCTGTCATGGTGTGCTGAATGAGATGGGAG AGGACACCTTGTATGGCAGCATGGTGGAGGATTTCGTTTCTGTTGTAAAGGGTGGAAGCAGTGAATCTGTCACTGCATTGGTGGCTAAGAAGCTTCCCACCCCAAAGCTGATGACCCTATGGGGCGAGGGTGTACGTTTCAACCCTGATTTCATTCGCAGAACT ACACGGCCGTTGTATGAGCTGATCACCTCCAGAGACTTTACCCATGATGCCACCCTGAAGAGAAACCTGAAGAGAGCCCTGTCAGAGTACCTGGAAGAGGCTAGTCCATGCCGATGTGTTCCCTGCAAAAATAATGGAGTGGCTGTTCTGAGAG GTACcaggtgtgactgtgtgtgtcctctGGGATACAGTGGACTGGGCTGTGAGATCACAAAGAGGCCAACAG ATATTGCCATCGATGGCAGCTGGAGCTGCTGGGGTTCGTGGTCATCTTGCAGTGGAGGAACAATGACAAGGAGTCGCCAATGTAACAACCCAGCACCCAGTAATGGAGGCATGTCATGCAACGGACTGCAGCAGGAGCCTACTGAATGCTTTTAA